The following proteins are co-located in the Microvirga ossetica genome:
- a CDS encoding IS5 family transposase → MDVCSYASDLNDAEWALLAPLVPRSHPAGRRQTYPLRRIVDAIFYLLRTGAQWRLLPHEYPPRCAVFYHYAQWREDGTWEHVTQVLRESYRRTIGRSPQPTAAIIDSQSVKTSEMGGPRGYDGGKKIKGRKRHLLVDTQGNLLKNSVHPADIHDRAGAEILLEGLQHLFPAIELMWADTAYRGLKDWLCKALGWRLSIPQHWWAGGVWTRIGAEPPTRPSGFQVLARRWVVERTIAWLTTNRRLAKDYERLVETGEMLLYLAMSRILLRRLTRKER, encoded by the coding sequence ATGGATGTCTGTTCCTACGCCAGCGATCTCAATGATGCCGAATGGGCGCTGCTCGCGCCCCTTGTCCCCCGCAGCCATCCAGCCGGACGGCGACAGACCTATCCGTTACGGCGCATCGTCGATGCGATCTTCTATCTGCTGCGCACCGGAGCCCAGTGGCGGCTGCTGCCGCACGAGTATCCACCCCGGTGTGCCGTCTTCTACCACTATGCCCAGTGGCGCGAGGATGGCACCTGGGAGCACGTGACCCAGGTCCTGCGCGAGAGCTACCGCCGCACGATCGGCCGCAGTCCTCAGCCGACAGCGGCGATCATCGACAGCCAATCGGTCAAGACCTCTGAGATGGGCGGACCGCGCGGCTATGATGGTGGCAAAAAGATCAAGGGCCGCAAGCGCCATCTTCTCGTTGATACGCAAGGCAATCTCCTGAAGAACAGCGTGCATCCAGCCGACATCCATGACCGCGCCGGAGCCGAGATCTTGTTGGAGGGTCTGCAGCATCTCTTCCCGGCCATCGAGCTGATGTGGGCCGACACGGCTTATCGCGGATTGAAGGATTGGCTGTGCAAAGCGCTGGGCTGGAGGCTGTCGATCCCACAACACTGGTGGGCCGGTGGCGTCTGGACGCGGATTGGCGCAGAGCCGCCGACGCGGCCGAGTGGCTTTCAGGTGCTCGCGCGCAGATGGGTTGTTGAGCGGACAATCGCCTGGTTGACCACCAACCGGCGGCTGGCGAAGGACTACGAACGTCTGGTCGAGACCGGCGAGATGCTGCTCTATCTCGCGATGAGCCGCATCCTGCTGCGCCGCCTCACGCGAAAGGAAAGATAA
- the istA gene encoding IS21 family transposase codes for MELYRKVRLACSEGMSQREAAKHFNISRDSVRKMMAYAEPPGYRRHAPVRRPKLETFVPIIDAWLEGDRSVHRKQRHTAKRVFDRLREEHGFTGGYTTIKDYIRERERRCQEMFVPLSHPPGHAQADFGEAVVVIGGVEQKAHFFVLDLPHSDACFVRAYPAAVSEAWVDGHIQAFAFFGAVPQSVLYDNDRCLVAKILPDGTRKRAALFSGFLSHYVIRDRYGRPGKGNDKGNVEGLVGYSRRNFMVPIPNFPSWETFNTWLEGQCRKRQDDKLRGPAETIGQRLQRDTAAMRPLPASPFEACDQASGRVSSQSLVRYKTNDYSVPVAWGHQDVWIRGYVDEVVIGCRSEVIARHPRSYEREEVIFNPLHYLPLIENKINALDQAAPLQGWDLPEEFATLRGLMEVRMNKQGRREYVQVLRLLELFNLPDLHAAVKQALQMGAIGFDAVKHLVLCRVERRPPRLDLDVYPYLPKARVEKTSAAAYMCLISEDAA; via the coding sequence GTGGAACTTTACCGGAAGGTTCGGCTGGCGTGCTCTGAAGGCATGAGCCAGCGCGAGGCGGCGAAGCATTTCAACATATCGCGCGACAGCGTTCGCAAGATGATGGCCTATGCGGAGCCGCCCGGCTATCGGCGTCATGCTCCTGTCCGGCGCCCGAAGCTGGAAACGTTCGTCCCGATCATCGATGCCTGGCTGGAGGGCGATCGGTCGGTTCACCGCAAGCAACGCCATACGGCGAAGCGGGTGTTTGACCGGCTCCGGGAGGAGCATGGGTTCACCGGCGGCTATACGACGATCAAAGACTACATCCGCGAGCGCGAGCGGCGATGCCAGGAGATGTTTGTGCCGCTGTCGCACCCACCCGGCCATGCGCAGGCCGACTTCGGGGAGGCGGTGGTCGTGATCGGCGGGGTGGAGCAGAAAGCGCATTTCTTCGTGCTTGATCTTCCGCACAGCGATGCGTGTTTCGTCCGGGCCTATCCCGCGGCTGTGTCTGAGGCCTGGGTGGACGGCCACATCCAGGCCTTTGCCTTCTTCGGTGCGGTGCCGCAGTCGGTGCTCTATGACAATGACCGCTGCCTGGTGGCAAAGATCCTGCCGGACGGGACGCGCAAGCGGGCGGCGTTGTTCAGTGGTTTCCTGTCGCACTACGTGATCCGGGATCGCTACGGTCGTCCGGGCAAGGGGAACGACAAAGGGAATGTGGAGGGCCTCGTCGGTTATTCCCGTCGCAACTTCATGGTGCCAATCCCGAACTTCCCGAGCTGGGAGACCTTCAACACCTGGCTGGAGGGGCAATGTCGCAAGCGGCAGGATGACAAGCTGCGGGGGCCGGCCGAGACGATCGGCCAGCGCCTGCAGCGGGATACCGCGGCCATGCGTCCCCTGCCGGCCTCGCCATTTGAGGCCTGCGATCAGGCCAGCGGGCGCGTCTCATCGCAGTCGCTCGTGCGCTACAAGACCAACGACTACTCGGTGCCCGTGGCCTGGGGCCATCAGGATGTCTGGATCCGGGGCTATGTCGACGAGGTGGTGATCGGCTGCCGCAGCGAGGTCATTGCGCGCCATCCCCGCAGCTACGAGCGGGAAGAGGTGATCTTTAATCCGCTACATTACCTCCCGTTGATCGAGAACAAGATCAACGCACTCGATCAGGCCGCTCCTTTGCAGGGATGGGACCTGCCCGAGGAGTTCGCGACCTTGCGCGGCTTGATGGAAGTCCGCATGAACAAGCAGGGCCGGCGCGAATATGTGCAGGTGCTGCGGCTGCTGGAACTCTTCAATCTCCCGGATCTCCATGCTGCGGTGAAGCAGGCCCTGCAGATGGGGGCGATCGGCTTCGATGCGGTCAAGCATCTGGTCCTGTGCCGGGTGGAGCGCAGACCGCCGCGGCTGGACCTCGATGTTTACCCCTATCTGCCGAAAGCCAGGGTCGAGAAGACATCGGCGGCGGCCTATATGTGCCTGATCTCGGAGGATGCCGCATGA
- the istB gene encoding IS21-like element helper ATPase IstB, translated as MSAEAPEILLAHHLKALKLPTFLREHQKLARQCATEGLDHVRFLARLVEMELIDRERRMVERRIKTAKFPAVKSLDSFDFAAIPRLNKMQVLELARGEWIERRENVIALGPSGTGKTHIALGLGLAACQRGLSVGFTTASALVSEMMEARDERRLLRLQRQMAGYKLLIIDELGFVPLSKTGAELLFELISRRYERGATLITSNLPFDEWTETLGSERLTGALLDRLTHHVSILEMNGESYRLAHSRSRKRQTSS; from the coding sequence ATGAGCGCTGAAGCTCCCGAGATTTTGCTCGCCCACCACCTCAAGGCGCTCAAACTGCCCACATTCCTGCGCGAGCACCAGAAGCTGGCCCGCCAATGCGCCACCGAGGGGCTTGACCATGTCCGCTTCTTGGCCCGGCTCGTGGAGATGGAGCTGATCGACCGCGAGCGGCGGATGGTCGAGCGGCGCATCAAGACCGCGAAGTTCCCGGCCGTCAAAAGCCTCGACAGCTTCGACTTCGCCGCCATCCCGAGACTGAACAAGATGCAGGTCCTAGAGCTGGCGCGTGGCGAGTGGATCGAGCGGCGCGAGAATGTCATTGCCCTCGGCCCCTCCGGCACCGGCAAGACCCATATCGCCCTGGGGCTCGGGCTGGCCGCCTGCCAAAGGGGACTGTCCGTCGGCTTCACCACAGCCTCTGCCCTGGTCAGCGAGATGATGGAGGCCCGTGACGAGCGCCGCCTGCTTCGTCTCCAGAGGCAGATGGCCGGATACAAGCTGCTGATCATCGACGAACTGGGCTTCGTGCCCCTCTCGAAGACCGGGGCGGAGCTGCTGTTCGAGCTGATCTCGCGACGCTACGAACGCGGCGCCACCCTCATAACCAGCAATCTGCCCTTTGACGAATGGACCGAGACCCTTGGCTCAGAACGCCTTACGGGCGCACTTCTCGACCGACTGACCCACCATGTCAGCATCCTCGAGATGAACGGCGAGAGCTACCG
- a CDS encoding PAS domain S-box protein, with amino-acid sequence MQFLTGGGTMGARIQAYDWSASPLGPVETWPLFHRITLSNMLRSKLPTYLLWGPELIAFYNDACLPLRGIRPEALGRPLPQVWVETWDVVSPLVAQARRGEATYVQDLPVDIIQRKGYPETTWWNGSFSPVMNESDQVGGVLIIIHETTERVLGEQRLRFLIDLSTRLRGITEARDVMLTAAEMLGRHLRVNSAGYAEVSASGESFTVEHDWSDGTTPSFAGQYRVSDFGLLIERELKAGHAIHINDALADPRTAAEKVAASFTRAGYRAVVIVPLIKNDRQVATLFVHQAEPRHWHDDEVTLVQEVAERTWTAVLRARAETALRESEERFRQFAEHSTDVLWIQDADTMQMEYLSPAYERVWGRSPDAFKDRSQWAETVHPEDRECALQATERVLQGETVAHEYRVVRPDGSMRYVHIIGFPILDDHRRVRRIAGIARDITQHDGSMVYVVDNDEASRRDLCLRLQQAGYEVKAFASAQAFLEVAPVLVPGCVVLDTGAPEAGGLMIPKELKARRAGLPVIVIGETRGNSTVGVQAMKAGAVDFLDVPYRPEQLLDALASAQAGIRETAERNETMELARARIAALPVRERAVLDGLLAGGTNKTIARDLGLSPRTVEAHRARIMERLGAQSLPELVQIAVGAGLQPKPPVR; translated from the coding sequence ATGCAGTTTCTGACCGGTGGCGGCACCATGGGGGCCCGCATCCAAGCGTATGACTGGTCCGCCTCACCGCTTGGTCCTGTCGAGACTTGGCCGCTCTTCCACCGCATCACGCTCAGCAATATGCTCCGCTCCAAGCTGCCCACCTACTTGCTGTGGGGGCCGGAGCTGATCGCCTTCTACAATGATGCCTGTCTGCCGCTGCGCGGCATCAGGCCAGAGGCGCTCGGGCGCCCCCTACCGCAGGTCTGGGTCGAAACCTGGGATGTGGTTTCGCCGCTCGTGGCGCAGGCCCGTCGCGGTGAAGCAACCTACGTCCAGGACCTGCCGGTCGACATCATTCAGCGCAAGGGCTACCCCGAGACGACGTGGTGGAACGGCTCGTTCAGTCCCGTCATGAACGAGAGCGATCAGGTCGGGGGCGTGCTCATCATCATCCACGAGACCACCGAGCGGGTGCTCGGTGAGCAGCGGCTCCGCTTCCTGATCGATCTGAGCACGCGCCTGCGCGGCATCACCGAGGCGCGCGACGTTATGCTCACAGCGGCCGAGATGCTCGGCCGCCACCTGCGCGTGAATAGTGCCGGGTATGCAGAGGTCAGTGCGAGCGGTGAGTCGTTTACGGTCGAGCATGATTGGAGCGACGGCACGACCCCGAGCTTTGCGGGCCAGTATCGTGTCAGTGACTTCGGTCTGCTGATTGAGCGCGAGCTGAAGGCGGGGCATGCGATCCACATCAACGATGCGTTGGCGGATCCACGCACCGCAGCGGAAAAGGTTGCTGCATCCTTCACCAGAGCCGGTTACCGTGCTGTCGTGATCGTGCCGCTGATCAAAAACGACCGGCAGGTCGCAACTCTCTTTGTCCACCAAGCCGAGCCCCGTCATTGGCATGACGATGAGGTGACGCTGGTGCAGGAGGTGGCCGAGCGCACCTGGACGGCGGTCCTGCGCGCCCGCGCCGAAACTGCCCTGCGGGAAAGCGAAGAGCGCTTCCGGCAGTTCGCCGAGCACTCCACCGACGTGCTCTGGATCCAGGATGCCGACACCATGCAGATGGAATACCTCAGCCCTGCCTACGAGCGGGTCTGGGGCCGGTCTCCAGATGCTTTCAAGGATCGTAGCCAATGGGCCGAAACCGTCCATCCAGAGGACCGGGAATGCGCACTCCAGGCTACCGAGCGTGTCCTGCAGGGCGAGACCGTCGCCCATGAGTACCGCGTCGTCCGCCCCGACGGGAGCATGCGCTACGTCCACATCATCGGGTTCCCGATTCTTGACGACCATCGCAGGGTTCGGCGGATCGCCGGCATTGCCCGCGACATCACGCAACATGACGGGTCCATGGTTTATGTGGTGGATAACGACGAAGCCTCGCGCCGGGATCTGTGCCTTCGGCTTCAGCAGGCCGGGTATGAGGTGAAGGCGTTTGCCTCGGCCCAAGCCTTCCTAGAGGTGGCGCCGGTGCTCGTGCCGGGTTGTGTGGTGCTCGACACCGGTGCTCCTGAAGCAGGCGGGCTAATGATCCCGAAGGAGTTGAAAGCGCGGCGTGCGGGCCTGCCGGTGATTGTGATTGGAGAGACTCGCGGTAACTCTACTGTCGGGGTCCAGGCGATGAAGGCGGGCGCGGTGGATTTCCTGGACGTCCCCTACCGGCCGGAACAGCTGCTGGATGCTCTTGCATCGGCTCAGGCCGGGATCCGCGAGACAGCCGAACGGAATGAGACCATGGAACTCGCCAGAGCCCGGATTGCGGCGTTGCCGGTCCGGGAGCGGGCGGTGCTGGATGGACTACTGGCCGGGGGCACCAACAAGACGATAGCGCGAGACCTGGGGCTCAGCCCACGCACGGTCGAAGCGCATCGGGCCCGTATCATGGAGCGGCTGGGGGCTCAAAGCCTGCCCGAGCTGGTGCAGATTGCAGTTGGGGCAGGTCTGCAGCCCAAACCGCCAGTGCGGTGA
- a CDS encoding DUF2312 domain-containing protein, which produces MSDVVGIPGNRIRSFVERIEQIENEIKELTEAKKEVFSEAKGEGFDVKILKEIIKLRRQGQDERDEHESLLDVYMRAMDEAGPAPVAEAA; this is translated from the coding sequence ATGAGTGACGTCGTTGGAATTCCGGGCAACCGGATCCGCTCGTTCGTGGAGCGCATCGAGCAGATCGAGAACGAGATCAAGGAGCTGACCGAGGCCAAGAAGGAGGTCTTCTCCGAAGCCAAGGGTGAGGGATTCGACGTGAAGATCCTCAAGGAGATCATCAAGCTGCGCAGGCAGGGTCAGGATGAGCGCGACGAGCACGAGAGCCTGCTCGACGTCTACATGCGGGCCATGGACGAAGCCGGTCCCGCGCCGGTCGCCGAGGCGGCCTGA
- a CDS encoding MBL fold metallo-hydrolase, producing MLKSSTPLSAGLGLTLPFAEPPEIGQVREVAPGILWTRIPLPFRLDHVNIYLIEDGDGWAVLDTGIADDPTRSTWQALLAGPLAGRRLTRLIITHFHPDHIGLAGWLCEQFDLPLLTSLSSYLGCLNISLNPEAKEAKPYRDFYLGHGMAPETADLVATRGQAYLRMVTPLPPTFTRVVAEQVLLIGGREFEVLFGDGHAPDQLMLYCASDNIFLPADQVLAKITPNISVWEVDPDGDPLGLYLRSLNMITKRIPADALVLPGHQLPFRGLHVRCQELVDHHEERCARVAKACRIKPHSVADLVPVLFTRPLDPHQLSFAFSETHAHVNAMLHRGELVWTEAREGMTRTVIARA from the coding sequence GTGCTTAAGAGTTCAACCCCGCTCTCCGCCGGGCTCGGCCTGACTTTGCCGTTTGCGGAGCCCCCTGAGATCGGTCAGGTGCGGGAAGTCGCGCCGGGAATCCTTTGGACCCGAATTCCGCTCCCATTCCGCCTCGACCACGTCAACATCTATCTCATCGAAGACGGCGACGGATGGGCGGTACTCGATACCGGGATCGCAGATGATCCGACACGGTCAACTTGGCAGGCGCTCCTTGCTGGGCCACTTGCCGGACGGCGGCTGACGCGCCTGATTATCACCCACTTTCATCCCGATCATATCGGACTTGCAGGCTGGTTGTGCGAGCAGTTCGACCTGCCTTTGCTGACGAGCCTCAGCAGCTATCTCGGCTGCCTCAACATCTCGCTCAACCCGGAGGCGAAGGAAGCAAAGCCCTATCGCGATTTTTACCTGGGCCACGGCATGGCTCCTGAGACAGCTGATCTCGTTGCCACCCGGGGCCAGGCCTATCTCCGGATGGTGACGCCCCTTCCGCCGACCTTCACACGCGTTGTAGCAGAACAGGTTCTATTGATCGGCGGTCGCGAGTTCGAGGTGCTCTTTGGTGATGGCCATGCGCCCGACCAGCTCATGTTGTACTGTGCCAGTGACAACATTTTTCTTCCAGCAGACCAGGTCCTCGCCAAAATCACGCCCAACATCAGCGTTTGGGAAGTCGATCCTGACGGCGACCCACTCGGTCTTTACCTGCGCTCGCTGAACATGATCACGAAGCGGATTCCTGCCGACGCACTTGTTCTTCCTGGTCACCAGCTTCCGTTCCGTGGTCTGCATGTGCGCTGCCAGGAGCTAGTGGACCATCATGAGGAACGCTGCGCTCGGGTCGCGAAGGCCTGTCGCATCAAGCCTCACTCCGTTGCCGACTTGGTTCCCGTGCTCTTCACACGCCCGCTTGATCCTCATCAACTGAGCTTCGCCTTCAGCGAGACTCACGCTCACGTCAACGCTATGCTTCATCGCGGTGAACTGGTTTGGACGGAGGCGCGTGAAGGAATGACCCGAACCGTCATCGCAAGAGCATAA
- a CDS encoding NAD(P)(+) transhydrogenase (Re/Si-specific) subunit beta: MNFGLVSAAYVAAAILFILSLGGLSGQESAKRAVWYGMAGMALAVGATVFGPGVGNYAVIAAMLVIGSAIGWTVARTVAMTEMPQLVAALHSFVGLAAVFIGINADLELARVLAMDEAARSALTGFAGVLAHKTGVEIAILRVEVFLGVFIGAVTFTGSVIAFGKLAGKVDGKAKKLPGGHGLNAAAVLASLVLLVLYMQGAGIWTLVAMTLLAFFIGYHLIMGIGGADMPVVVSMLNSYSGWAAAAIGFTLGNDLLIVTGALVGSSGAILSYIMCKAMNRSFISVILGGFGATTGPVMAIAGEQIAIDADGVAAALEEADSVVIVPGYGMAVAQAQQSVSELTRRLRAKGKVVRFAIHPVAGRLPGHMNVLLAEAKVPYDIVLEMDEINEDFSATDVVIVIGSNDIVNPAAQEDPNSPIAGMPVLEVWKAKQVFVSKRGQGTGYSGIENPLFYKDNTRMFYGDAKASIGQLVQAI; this comes from the coding sequence ATGAACTTTGGCCTTGTCTCTGCCGCCTATGTGGCGGCCGCTATCCTGTTCATCCTGTCGCTCGGTGGCCTGTCGGGCCAGGAGAGCGCCAAGCGCGCCGTCTGGTACGGCATGGCCGGCATGGCGCTCGCCGTGGGAGCGACTGTGTTCGGTCCGGGTGTCGGCAACTACGCGGTCATTGCCGCCATGCTGGTAATCGGATCGGCCATCGGCTGGACCGTGGCCAGGACGGTCGCGATGACCGAGATGCCGCAGCTGGTGGCGGCGCTGCACTCCTTTGTCGGTCTGGCGGCCGTGTTCATCGGCATCAACGCCGACCTCGAGCTTGCCCGCGTGCTCGCCATGGACGAAGCCGCGCGGAGTGCGCTGACCGGCTTTGCCGGGGTGCTGGCGCACAAGACCGGCGTGGAGATCGCGATCCTGAGGGTCGAGGTCTTTCTCGGCGTGTTCATCGGCGCGGTGACGTTTACCGGCTCGGTGATCGCGTTTGGCAAGCTCGCCGGCAAGGTCGACGGCAAGGCAAAGAAGCTGCCCGGCGGGCACGGGCTCAATGCTGCGGCGGTCCTGGCCTCGCTCGTTCTCCTGGTGCTGTACATGCAGGGCGCCGGCATCTGGACGCTGGTGGCGATGACGCTGCTGGCGTTCTTCATCGGCTATCACCTGATCATGGGCATCGGCGGGGCCGACATGCCGGTGGTGGTCTCGATGCTCAACTCGTATTCGGGCTGGGCGGCGGCGGCGATCGGCTTCACCCTCGGTAACGACCTCCTGATCGTCACGGGCGCCCTGGTCGGCTCCTCGGGTGCGATCCTGAGCTACATCATGTGCAAGGCGATGAACCGCAGCTTCATCAGCGTCATCCTCGGCGGCTTCGGCGCCACGACGGGCCCGGTGATGGCGATCGCCGGCGAGCAGATCGCAATCGATGCTGATGGCGTGGCGGCGGCGCTCGAGGAGGCCGACAGTGTCGTCATCGTGCCGGGCTATGGCATGGCGGTGGCCCAGGCCCAGCAATCGGTGTCGGAGCTCACCCGCCGCCTGCGCGCCAAGGGCAAAGTGGTGCGCTTTGCCATCCATCCGGTGGCCGGCCGCCTGCCGGGGCACATGAACGTGCTGCTGGCCGAGGCCAAGGTGCCGTACGACATCGTGCTGGAGATGGACGAGATCAACGAGGACTTCTCGGCGACCGACGTGGTGATCGTGATCGGCTCGAACGACATCGTCAACCCGGCCGCCCAGGAGGACCCGAACAGTCCGATCGCCGGGATGCCGGTGCTTGAGGTGTGGAAGGCCAAGCAGGTGTTCGTCTCGAAGCGCGGGCAGGGGACCGGCTATTCCGGCATTGAGAACCCGCTGTTCTACAAGGACAACACCCGCATGTTCTATGGCGATGCCAAAGCCAGCATCGGCCAGCTCGTGCAGGCTATCTGA
- a CDS encoding phasin family protein yields MATNGRFNQTPPDKANELFERLLATSDNAVKTRERLLANLKEELELLASLQEQHLFPILTQHGMQDLVQDATRDNEETSALLTELERMPKNAAEFIGQVTELRRTFQQHIRDDKKELLPAVLKVLSDEEVNAVIEKVEDEMATIDETKRADAQRAREQGETVQRVTEGVADSMKAGVEGAQTMARTMQETMENSFGAVSEMARRSTEHAVRLFGLPSGNAADLTGQTSENLRAVTQSGTALARGLQDVSREVFELSQKRLQRNLDGLNQLARCRSVADLVAAQSSLLRDNLEQTLDNSRRIAELTIQVTDEATRSATVQAQQTAQRFSRVA; encoded by the coding sequence ATGGCAACCAACGGACGATTCAACCAAACGCCACCCGACAAGGCGAATGAGCTCTTCGAGAGGCTCCTCGCCACCTCAGACAATGCTGTCAAAACCCGCGAGCGGCTGTTGGCCAACCTGAAGGAGGAGCTGGAACTCCTGGCCAGTCTCCAGGAGCAGCATCTCTTTCCGATCCTGACACAGCACGGGATGCAGGATCTTGTGCAAGACGCTACCCGCGACAACGAGGAGACGAGTGCCCTCCTGACGGAACTGGAGCGCATGCCGAAGAATGCTGCTGAGTTCATCGGCCAAGTGACCGAGCTGAGGCGAACGTTCCAGCAGCACATCCGCGACGACAAGAAGGAGCTGCTTCCCGCTGTGCTCAAGGTCTTGAGCGACGAGGAAGTTAACGCAGTCATTGAGAAAGTGGAGGATGAGATGGCAACCATTGACGAGACCAAGCGAGCCGATGCGCAGCGCGCCCGCGAGCAGGGCGAAACGGTCCAGCGCGTAACGGAAGGCGTCGCGGACAGCATGAAGGCGGGAGTGGAAGGCGCTCAAACCATGGCGCGGACCATGCAGGAGACCATGGAGAACAGCTTCGGCGCCGTCTCGGAGATGGCCCGGCGCTCGACCGAACACGCCGTACGGCTCTTTGGTCTTCCCTCCGGGAATGCTGCGGATCTAACCGGACAGACATCGGAGAACCTCCGCGCCGTGACACAATCCGGCACCGCTCTGGCGCGTGGTTTACAGGATGTCTCCCGCGAGGTGTTCGAACTGAGCCAGAAGCGCCTGCAACGCAACCTCGATGGTCTCAACCAGCTTGCCCGCTGCCGATCGGTCGCTGATCTGGTGGCGGCTCAGAGTTCTCTCCTTCGCGACAACCTGGAACAGACCCTCGACAACAGCCGCCGGATTGCGGAACTCACGATCCAGGTGACCGACGAGGCGACCAGAAGCGCGACGGTGCAGGCCCAGCAAACAGCTCAGCGCTTTAGCCGCGTGGCCTGA